The DNA window GAGCGCACTCGGAGGATTTCTCGGGCTATCCGGACTGTCGCCCCGCGTTTTTCGAGTCGTTTCAACGCGTCGTCGACACTGGCACGAAAGACGGAACAGCGATCACCATCGAAGCACCGTTTTCCGACCAATCGAAAACGGATATCGCAGCCTACGGCGTCGAACACGGTGTTCCCTACGAACTGACGTGGAGCTGTTACCGAAGCGACGAACCGGCGTGTGGAACGTGTGATGCGTGCGCCTACCGACTCCAAGCGTTCCAGCGAATCGGGGTTCGAGATCCGATTCAGTACGAGCAACGGCCGGACTACACCTGATACGGGTCACAACCGAACGTCTATGCGTATGGCACTCTTACGCATGGATACTATGTCTGGGATCTCTGAACCAGCACCATCGATTACCGCCGATGCGGAGTGGGACCGGTTTTTTCTCGATGGTGAGCGCGAACCGGACGGCCGGGAATCGCTCGTGGTCGAGAATCCAGCGACCCGCGAACAGATTACGACGGTCCCAAAGGGTACGCCCCAGGATATCGACGATGCTTATGAGGCTGCTGTGGCAGTACAGACGGAATGGGCGACGCAGCCACCAGCGAAACGGGCAGCAGTGCTCTCCCGCGCGGTAAGTGTGCTCCGCGACCACGCGGGAGAGATCCTCGAACTGCTGACTGTCGAGACCGGTTCCAGCCGACGCAAAGGACAAAATGAGATCAAAGCCGCAAGCGCTGTCACCCAACAAGCGGCTGGCTTTCCAACCAGAGTGTCGGGAGATCACCGCGAATCGAACGTTGCTGGGAAGGAAAATATCGTCAAACGCGAGCCGGTCGGTGTCGTCGGAGTCATCTCGCCATGGAACTATCCGCTCCATCTCTCGATCCGAGCGGTTGCGCCAGCGCTGGCAGTCGGCAACGGTGTCGTACTCAAGCCCTCTTCGGAAACACCGATCACCGGTGGACTGCTTATCGCACGAATCTTCGAGACCGCCGGTCTGCCCGATGGCCTGTTGAACGTCATTCCCGGACGGGGATCAGAGATCGGTGACCGGATGGCGAGCCATCCAGACGCTGGTGTCATCGCATTTACTGGTTCGACGACGGTCGGGCGTCGGGTCGCAAAGCAGGCCGTCGACCATCTCGCGTATCCGGCGATGGAACTCGGTGGAAACGGCCCCCACGTCGTTCTCGAATCGGCCGACATCGAAGCGGCCGTCGATGCCGGTGTGTTCGGATCGTTCCTTCATCAAGGCCAACTCTGTATCTCCATCAACCGCCATCTCGTTCACGAATCACTCTATGATGAGTACGTCGAACGGCTCACTGCCCGAGCCGAGACCCTCCCAGTCGGTGATCCCGCCGTCGAGGAAACGGTCATCGGTCCGGTTATCAACGGGAGCCAACGGGATCAGATGCTCAACTACGTCGAACAGACAGTCGACGCTGGAGCCACGCTCAAAACGGGCGGTGCAGCCGTCTCGAATGCGATCATCGAGGAAACGACGCCAGCCGGACAGCTCTCAGATGACCACTCACTTGGCGATTCGAACGGATTGTTCGTCCTTCCGACGGTGCTATCAGATGCAACGAATTCGATGAGTGCAGCCTGCAACGAACATTTCGGTCCGATCGCACCAGTGATCCCGTTCGACGATGAGGATACTGCAATCGAATTGGCGAACGATACCGACTACGGTCTCGCTGCCTCAGTGTATGGAACTGTGAACCGTGCCGAACGGGTGGCCAACCAGATCGACGCTGGGATGGTCCACGTCAACGACCAGCCGATAAACGACGAGCCACACGTTCCGTTCGGCGGCTACAAGGGATCGGGCATCGGTCGGTTCAATGGTGAATACGTTCGTGAAGAGTTCACGCAACCGAAGTGGATCTCGATCCAACACAAACCCCGAGAGTACCCCTTCTAACAGAAACACTCTACACGAGGACCGAACACGATAGAAATAGAACACATGTCTTATACTATACTGAGTTGAAGTATAGGCGCATGACGATACAGTACAGTCAGCGTGAGAAATCCTATGAGCTTTATCGGAAGGGGAAACGCGAGGGAACGTGGGATCCTGATGAGTTCGATCTCGAACAGGACAAAGCCGATTGGGCGGAGTTCTCCACGGACGAACAACACCAGTTTCTGGCGTCGTGTTCGGCCTTTTACGACGGCGAAGAAGACGTTACACGGACGCTTGCGCCGTATATGATGGCACTGGACACCCTCGACGACGAGGAACTACCGTTCGATACGGTCCAAGAGGAGATGTTCCTCGCCCAGCAGTTGTACGAAGAGGCGAAGCACACCGATTTCTTCAGTCGATACTTCGAGGAAGTGTTCCAAACACAGGACGTTGAGCCCTATCGTGCTGGCGGTTACCAAACGCAAGGATACAGTACTGACGATCTCTACGGGACAGCCGAGGAACTTCTCACGGCGATCACTGGCGGGAGTCAGCAGGATCTCATCTACACACTCGGAGAAGCGTATCTCAACTACATGGGAATCGTCGAAGCCCAACTGGCACGAGGGGGATATCTGAGCTTCGATCAGATGATCGAAGTGAAGGCCGATCAGATGGACCGCACGGAACTACTGCCGGCGTTCCAGGCTGGCATCGGAAAGATCCGTCAAGACGAAACCCGACACATCGAAAACGGTCGTTGGGTGATGAAACAGTTGGCTCAGGCCGAACCGGCCATCGTTTCGGACGTGTACGAACCGCGCATCGAAACATACATTCAAAACCGTCTGGTGGTCGAACCGTCGACCACCGAACAACCGTTTGCAGGATACG is part of the Halocatena salina genome and encodes:
- a CDS encoding aldehyde dehydrogenase family protein; the protein is MSGISEPAPSITADAEWDRFFLDGEREPDGRESLVVENPATREQITTVPKGTPQDIDDAYEAAVAVQTEWATQPPAKRAAVLSRAVSVLRDHAGEILELLTVETGSSRRKGQNEIKAASAVTQQAAGFPTRVSGDHRESNVAGKENIVKREPVGVVGVISPWNYPLHLSIRAVAPALAVGNGVVLKPSSETPITGGLLIARIFETAGLPDGLLNVIPGRGSEIGDRMASHPDAGVIAFTGSTTVGRRVAKQAVDHLAYPAMELGGNGPHVVLESADIEAAVDAGVFGSFLHQGQLCISINRHLVHESLYDEYVERLTARAETLPVGDPAVEETVIGPVINGSQRDQMLNYVEQTVDAGATLKTGGAAVSNAIIEETTPAGQLSDDHSLGDSNGLFVLPTVLSDATNSMSAACNEHFGPIAPVIPFDDEDTAIELANDTDYGLAASVYGTVNRAERVANQIDAGMVHVNDQPINDEPHVPFGGYKGSGIGRFNGEYVREEFTQPKWISIQHKPREYPF
- a CDS encoding ribonucleotide-diphosphate reductase subunit beta, with amino-acid sequence MTIQYSQREKSYELYRKGKREGTWDPDEFDLEQDKADWAEFSTDEQHQFLASCSAFYDGEEDVTRTLAPYMMALDTLDDEELPFDTVQEEMFLAQQLYEEAKHTDFFSRYFEEVFQTQDVEPYRAGGYQTQGYSTDDLYGTAEELLTAITGGSQQDLIYTLGEAYLNYMGIVEAQLARGGYLSFDQMIEVKADQMDRTELLPAFQAGIGKIRQDETRHIENGRWVMKQLAQAEPAIVSDVYEPRIETYIQNRLVVEPSTTEQPFAGYDQQSIGRKTKQYLQDTVDYIGIDRFDRVADIDAAIQSMASTD